Genomic window (Moraxella haemolytica):
GTGTATGGTAGAAGCAAAAGCCAAATTGAAAGAGATTTGAACAATGTGCTGTATTGGGATAACAAAAAAGGTCAGCAATTTATTGATAGCTTCGGGTATCAATTACCCCCCCTCGCCATCTAATGCTGACCTTTTGCCATAATTATAAAACAGATCAAGATTTAAATCAATACATTTTAGTGCAAAATAGCAGAGAACACGCCGAACAATTTTTAAAAACTGCCGAAGAAATCAAAGCCGATTTGGGATATGCACCATCTAAACAGCATAATGTCGAAATTCCAGCCGATGACAAAGGCAGTAAACTTGGCTCAAGCAAAAATGATGAACATTTAGCCAAACTTAATACCACTCACAGCTTGGCTGATGACCGCCAGAGCTGACATCTGCTCAGCTCATCATCAATAGACATAACATCACCAAAAGCACCAAATAATATCATTATCAATAGTAACAATAAGATAACAATATTGTTGTATTATTTTATCTACCTCCTGCGGAAGCAACTTTATGGTAAAATATCTCTCTTAAGCTAAATATACTAGCAACAATTTTAATCAATCCTAAAACTTAAGCTTGGAATGGTTGCCAATCAGTTGCAACCAAAAAACACCCACACGATCAAACCAAGCAATGCATGGCACTGTTTGGCGATGGGTATCTGCCTTTTAAGTGTTTGGCAGAATTTCATCAGCAGTCATCATTTGTGAGTAAATTATGAATAAAAAACCAATAAAAAGCACAACAAGAGCCGTGCTATCCATACCAACAACTCTGGTATGCCAGTTAAGATGAAAGCCCTGACACTGGCGGTGGTATCCACTTTGTCCATGATGGCTGCTGCACAAACAAATGACAGTAATGTTCGGAATCAGACTGTTAATGGTAATTTGACTGTGCAAGGTACTGCGCGTCTTGCAGGTAATTTGACTGTGAACAACAGTGTGACACTTAATAAGGGTTTGACGGTTAATGGTAGCACGCTAACCGCCAGAAGTGGTTTGACTGTATCAGGGGATACAAAGCTTGGAAGTTTGACTGCAGGGACTACAAAACTGGGAAATACAAACGCAAGTGGTTTGAATGTGACAGGGGCTACAACCCCCCTTACCAGTCAATTTACCCTATCATAGCAATCAATGACTAATTTTTCTATGCGAATTATTCATAAATACCAATAAATCATCAAAATTGTCAATAAATTTACCACAACCGCCCAAAATTTCGCTAAAATACAAAAAATTTCACCCAAAATCACAAAAATATTTGCTTTTTTATGGTTTTGGCGAAAATATCCCAATCAACTTGTTATATTTCATCAACGAACCCAAAACTTTCGTTATCAAATCAAACCTTTTTTATTAAGTAACCAACATGATTGACACTCTCCCCATCGCCTTAGACCTGCAAGACATTCACAAAAACTACGGCTCACTGTCCGTACTCAAAGGCGTCTCTTTGACCGCCTATGATGGCGATGTCATCAGCATTCTAGGTTCGTCAGGTTCGGGCAAATCTACCTTGCTACGCTGTATCAACCTACTTGAAAAACCCACCAAAGGTAGCATCACCATCGGCAATGAAGCCTTAATCTTGACCGAGAAAAAAGGCGAATTGGTCGCCAAAAATCCAAGACAGCTAGAAAGTTTACGCTCAAAAATCGGCTTCGTATTCCAAAATTTCAACCTATGGCCACACAAAACCATCTTGGATAACATCATCGAAGGTCCAACCCAAGTACTCAAACAACCCAAAGATCAGGCAATCGCCGAAGCCGAACACCTACTCAACAAGGTTGGTCTGCTTGACAAAAAAAATGCCTATCCTGACAATCTGTCAGGCGGTCAGCGTCAGCGTGTGGCAATCGCTCGTGCTTTGGCAATGAAGCCACAGGTGCTACTGTTTGATGAGCCGACCTCAGCATTAGACCCTGAGCTGGTCAATGAAGTACTGTCTGTCATGCGTGGGCTGGCCGCAGAGGGTCGCACCATGCTCATTGTTACCCACGAGATGCGTTTTGCTCGTGAGGTATCAGATAAGATTGTGTTTTTACATCAAGGACGCATTGAAGAGATTGGCACGCCTGACGAGGTCTTTGATAACCCAAAATCTGAGCGTGTGCGTGAATTCATGGCATCGCATCGCTCTTAGGGTTTGACTTAAGGTTTGTTGTTCAAGTTCGTTTTTGGTACTTATTTTGTTAGTATTTGCTTATTAATATCTGTTTTGTTAATCTCTACTTGTTAGTTTAAGGACATTTTATGTTATATAAATTCGCAGGCGTTACCGCCATCGCTCTTGCCCTAGTCGCTTGCAGTCAAGACAAGCCTGCCCAGACGACCGAACAGCGTCAGCTGACCATCGCCACCGAAGCGGCTTATCCCCCATTTAATGACACCGCTCCAGATGGCAAGATTGTCGGCTTTGATGTTGAGGTCATCAATGCCGTGTGTGCCGAAATCAACGCCAAATGCGACATTGTCGCCCAAGATTGGGAAGGTCTAATCCCTGGTCTTAATGCCAAAAAATACGACGCCATCATCGCAGGTATGTCCATCACTCCAGAACGCCTAGAGCAGGTGGATTTTACCGAGCCGTATTTTTCTAATACCATCGTTTGGCTATCTAAGACCGATGGTAGCTTCGACCCAAACAACATCACCAACAAAATCCTAGGTTCACAGCGTTCAACCACAGGGGCTGCCTATATCGCCGAAAAATATGACGGCAAAGATGGCAACACCGTCAAGCTCTACGACACCTACCTAAACGCCTA
Coding sequences:
- a CDS encoding ABC transporter ATP-binding protein, coding for MIDTLPIALDLQDIHKNYGSLSVLKGVSLTAYDGDVISILGSSGSGKSTLLRCINLLEKPTKGSITIGNEALILTEKKGELVAKNPRQLESLRSKIGFVFQNFNLWPHKTILDNIIEGPTQVLKQPKDQAIAEAEHLLNKVGLLDKKNAYPDNLSGGQRQRVAIARALAMKPQVLLFDEPTSALDPELVNEVLSVMRGLAAEGRTMLIVTHEMRFAREVSDKIVFLHQGRIEEIGTPDEVFDNPKSERVREFMASHRS
- a CDS encoding transporter substrate-binding domain-containing protein, which codes for MLYKFAGVTAIALALVACSQDKPAQTTEQRQLTIATEAAYPPFNDTAPDGKIVGFDVEVINAVCAEINAKCDIVAQDWEGLIPGLNAKKYDAIIAGMSITPERLEQVDFTEPYFSNTIVWLSKTDGSFDPNNITNKILGSQRSTTGAAYIAEKYDGKDGNTVKLYDTYLNAYLDLKAGRNAAVMAEKVSAAEWLKQEQQGFGLVGEEIDNNDNLGIAVRKGDTLKDEFNQALTKLKESGKLAEIETASFQ